In Ignavibacteria bacterium, the sequence CTTCATACTATAAACATATCAAAAAAGTAGAAGATCATCTAAGGACCCGGAAAATAGATGAATTTTACTTCAGACAAATGGCTGATGCTGAAAATCTGAAATATTTTTATAACCTTTCAAGGATCGACCACCAGGAGTCAGTAATTGATAATGTGATAAGAAAAGGTGAGTATAACATTATTTATACATTACAAATGCTTGGTGAGGCAATGCAGAATGCAGGTGCTAATCACAGGGTATTTAACGCTCCTTATGAAGATACGATTATTTACCGGTTCGCTGAAAAAATAGATTATGCGGGCTTTTTGGATTCTGTTTTGAAAAACCCCGGTGACCTTAAAGATAACCTGAAATTAAACTGCTTCAGGCTGATGAATATTCTGAATCCCGGAAATATAGAACTGGTTATCAAATTCAGGGATATGATAATAGCGGACCTTGATAAATACAGTGCAGAGGAACAGAATATACTGCTTATTGGCGCGCTGAATTTAATGAGGAAAGCCGGGCTTGGAAAAGAATGTTTTGAGCTAAACCGGTTTATACTTGAAAAAGGTTTGTATCACCTTGATAAGACCAAACCTTTTCCGCTGATAATTTACAGGGATCTGTTCAGGGGCGCGTTATTTTACAATGAACTTGGTTGGGCGGAGAGCTTCATTGAAACTTACCACAAAAAACTTTCAACTGAATACCGTAAAGATATGCTGCATTACAGCAACGCATACCTGGAGTGGAGCAGAGGTAATTATGAAAATGTGCTGCTGCATTGCTCAAAGCTCAAATCAAAAGATGCCCGTGTTGTAACTGACCTGAAATTGCTGACATTAAGGGCTTATTATGAGCTGGAGGCATTTGAGCCTGCATTATCACTGATAGATTCATTGATCCTTTATCTTAAACAGAATAAAAAAATTTCGAGGGAAATAGGAATCTTCTACAGTGATTTTGCAAAAATAATCAAAACTCTTCTAATGTACAGGCTGGGGGAGCGTAAAGTAACATTAGATAAAATTAAAACGAAAATTGAAGGCTCAAAAAATATTTACGCTATAGACTGGCTGCGTAAAAAAACCGCGGAGCTTGACTAACGGGCTGGATTATTAAGTGGTGTAAATTTTGATTATATCTGAATAAAAGTAATAAAAAATCAGTACTGATACAGGTAAACAGTAGTTACTTTATTAAGATCATCTTTTTTGTTTCAGTAAAATTTCCGGCAGTTAGATTGTAAAAATATACTCCACTGGGGAAGTTAGAAGCGTTCCAGTCGGCTTTGTAAATGCCGGACTTTAGTTCACCGTAATGCAGTGTCTCAACAACTCTTCCCATAACATCGTAGATTTTTAGGTTAACAAACACACCCCGACTGCCTTCTGCAGTCACCTCTTTAGAGAGGGGAATTGAAAATTTGATCTTTGTTGAAGGGTTGAAGGGGTTTGGGTAGTTTTGAGAAAGCGAAAATCTTTCAGGTACATTGCTTGAAATTATACTTATCCCGATCACTGATGACGTATCTCCGTAGACAATTCCATTTAACACAAATCCACGCAGTTCTGCAATACGACCATATATTCCCTGATTCCCTGTGCTCGTTCTTGAGATGTAATGCAGGCCTATATTCTTTAAGAAATTATGATGATAGGAAGCAGTATTATGACCATTAATAAAGTATCCAAAAGCTTTTACATTAGTTGGTTGATTAAAAAGGAAAGTATCGCTGATATTCAGGCATGTGTATTGCCAGTCTGAATAACATACACCGGTTGTATCTCCTATTTGTGAAGAGAGTCTGAATAGTATACTTTCATAGTTACAGGGTGCCCATATTGTTGATTGTTTCAGCAAACCGTTAACAGAATCATACCTGATCAATATAATATTCGTGTCACCTATATTACTGAATGGATAACCCTTTACTTTAAAATACTTTTTACTGTTAACAATGGTATCATTGAGAACTCTAAGGGTTTTAATATTGTAAGTTGGCGAAGGATAGCCAAGTTCTGTAACATAGTAGAACCATTTATTCCCTGTTTTTAAGGGGAAATACTTTGCTGAATTAGTATCCTGAGAGCAGATATTTATCGACATTAATACAATGATAATAGTTAAGATTTTTTTCATTGAGTATTCTTTGTTATTTAGTAAGAATCATTTTTTTAGTTTCTGAAAAGCTTACTGCACTTAACCTGTAGAAATAAACTCCGCTTGGGAAGTTTGATGCGTTCCAGTCGGCTTTGTAAATGCCGGACTTTAGTTCACCGTTATGCAGTGTCTCAACAACTCTTCCCATTGCATCGTAGATTGTGAGGTTGACAAACACACCCCGTCCTTCGGACACCCCTCTCAAGAGGGGAATACTGAATTCGAAATTAGTAGTTGGGTTGAAAGGGTTGGGGTAATTTTGTGAGAGTGAGAAACTTTCGGGAATTTCAGTTGAAATATAATTTATTCCAGTGCTCCTTATAAATTTGGAAATTCCTCCATTATTTCTTACAGCCCAAATATTGGACATTGTATTTTTGTTGTTAGAAATATGTGTATAATTTCCACCAGGTGCTGTGTACTGTAAATTCCAGTTCACTCCATTAGTCCCTTCAAAAATTTTGTTATCAATGCAATACCAATTTTTGTTTGGCTGACTTGGTAAACCTGAAATTCCTGTTATTTCACCTGAAGGAAGTGTAAAAACCGGCTGCCAGCTTGCACCAAGATCATTTGTTTTTAATATTGCATTACTTCCTGATAAACCATATCCTACTGCACGTTCTGTAAGTAAAAACTGAAACCAAATATTTGTTGAATTAACAACAGGATAAGTTGATTGCATTATCCAGTTATATCCAATATTACTTGAATAATAAATACGGGAATTATTTGTACCAAACCAAACTTTCATTTCTAAACAAAATACTGAATTGTTGAATCCGGTTTCTGAACCGGTTTGAGGCATATATAGGCCGCTGGAATCCCAGGTAATACCTTCGTTGGTAGAACGCCAAATTGTCCACCTTCCCCCTACAGGTTTACCGATTAACAGCATGTTTTGTGGAAACGGAGATAATTCAGCGAACCCGTATATATTTCCGTTAGGCTGAATAAATGTATTTTGCCATGTTTGCCCACCGTTGGAAGTGCGGTAAATTACAGCCTGGCCGCTGTTATTAACTCCTGATGTAACAGCACGGGAATAATCATTAGTAAAACCGTAAATTGTTGTCAAATTAACCGAAACCGGTATTCCGGAAGAAACATTATTCCAGTTTGTTCCGCCGTTTGTTGTGCTCAATACTGTACCGTTATTACCGCATATCCAGCCATGCACTGCAGGAGGTGAAGAGTAAAATGATGTAGCACAATTTAAAGATACATTTACTCCTGATTGCTGTTCAATCCAGGTATCCTGAGAATAAAATTGATTAACCAGTATGATAAATTCAAACAAAATTACTATTGCTTTGAATTTCATAATTTACCTCATTTTATTAAAACCATCTTCTTTGTTTCTGTGAAATTACCCGCACTTAACCTGTAGAAATAAACTCCGCTTGGGAAGTTTGATGCGTTCCAGTCGGCTTTGTAAATGCCGGACTTTAGTTCACCGTTATGCAGTGTCTCAACAACTCTTCCCATTGCATCGTAGATTGTGAGGTTGACAAACACACCCCGTCCTTCGGACACCCCTCTCAAGAGGGGAATACTGAATTCGAAATTTGTTGTTGGGTTGAATGGATTGGGGTAATTCTGTGTTAAAGAAAATCTTTCCGGTACTTCGCTGCTAATAGGTTCAATTCCGATAGGGTCGCCGCCTGTTGTAGTATATAAAATTTTTCCTGCTCCGCCGACTATAACACCTGTGAGCGGGGAAGTTAGCTGAACGCCGAACCATGTGGTATTGCTTACCGGTGAAGCCTGCTGGTACCAAAGATCTCCGCCATTTGTTGTGCGCAGTATTACAGAAGAATACCCGACTGCATTTCCTGTCATAGCGTTTGCAAATGAAATTCCGTTGAGAGTGTTTGCAACAGGGGTGGTTTGCGGGATCCAGCTTATACCGCCATCAATAGTTTTAAGAATTGTACCATTGGAACCTGAAACATAACCAGTATTATTATCCACAAATGAAATACCATACAAGTCAGCGGTTGTACCGCTTGAAAGATTATTAAATGTCGCTCCGGCATCTGTTGTATAAAGCATCAGCCCGTAAAATCCAAGAACAATGGCTCTATCACCTCCGATAAATTTAACGGTGTTCAGGCTTACCTGCGGTGCACCTGATACCTGAACCCAGGTCTGCCCGCCATTGGTCGTTCTAAGCAGTGTGCCAACATATCCGCTTATAAGGCCGGTATTAGCATCTTTAAAGCTTACTGAATAATATGGAATAAAATTAGAGCCTCCCTGCTGAGACCATGAACCGCCTGTATTGGTTGTTCGCAGAATTTTCTGCGGATAACCAACGGCGCTTGCTGTATTGTTATCTATCATGTGAATACCGCCGAGCCAGTAAGTATTGTTCTGGTTGACCTGGCTCCACGTTAAGCCGCCATTAACGGTTTTGAGAATTCTTCCGGCTTCACCGCATGCCATGCCGGTATTGATATCGGAAAATGATACACCGTAAATTATATCTGTATGACCTGAAGGTCTGACCTGCCATTGTGAAAATATTACTGCAGGCATAATTAATAGAAAAAGAATTATTTTTTTCATAGCTGATAAATTGATTATTCCCTGTATCTAAAAATAATACAATTTATTTGGAATTTATAAGTGAAATTTTATCAATACCTTAAAATATGCAGAAAAAGGGCAAAAAATGCAAAAGGCAGAATCATTTTCTGCCTTTTGCGGGGGATATGTAACTGTTTCCTCTAATTGAGAAACAACATCCTTGATTAAAATTTGTCTGTTACTTAACCAGTATCAGCTTCATTGTTTTACTGAATGAATTTCCATCGTTTGAATTAGCTACCAGTCTGTAGAAGTATACTCCGCTTGAAAGATTTGCACCATTAAAATCTGCAGTGTAAAATCCGCCATCAAGCTCTTTATCTACCAATGAAGCTACTTCTTTACCGGTTATATCATAAACCTTCAATGTAACTTTTGAGCTGAAAGGTATCTGGAAATCAACCTTTGAGGTCGGGTTTGATGGATTAGGATAATTCTGGAAAAGGTCCGCAGCTTTTGGTGTACCTATTAATACTTCTGAAGGAGAGCCCAGGTCATGATATTCAAAGTTACCGTTGAAATCAACCTGTTTTAACCTGTACTGGTATTTTCCTGTGTTAAGCTTGGTATCAGAATACCTGTAGCTTTGCTGCTGGGTAGTTGTTCCTTTACCCTGAACAAAACCGATCTTTGACCATGAGCTGTAATCTGATGAAGCCGGGTTATAAGCTCTTCTTTCAATTTCAAATCCACTGTTATTAATTTCTGAACATGTTGTCCATAAAAGATCAGCCTGCCTGTTTATTACATTTGCAGTAAAAGAGCACAGCTCAACCGGCAGGGGATTGGTATGATCTGTTAAAGCATAATCAGAAAAGCTGTTCATTCCTCTTGTTCTGATAATTTCTGAAGCCCAGTCAAGCTCAGTCTGCCATGTTCCGGTTCCCGGTGTTGAAAACACTTCCCAGGTTCCGTTATATTTTGCAAGCCTTGTATTGGATGACGGGGTAGAAATTGTGTAAATTTCGTTCTGTCCGAAGTTAACTGTAATGTTATAAGTTGCGCCGGTTAATGTACCTACCGGATTAATTGACCAGTATGAGTTAGAATATCCTCCGCCAACTACTCCTGAGTGGTTTACACCTGAATAATACTGTACGTTCACGCTTGAAGGATATGAAGAACCGCCGGTTCCCCAGTTAATTGTGATTATAGTTCTTCCCCAAAGAGTATAATTAGATGTCACTCCGCTTCCGGGAGCATTATCAACAGTAGCGCTTGGATTTGAAGGCGGTGTAGCAGTAAATTCATGGCTTCCGATATCAGTGCATCCGCCTGTTACATCAGTTGGTCTTGAATTTCCGCTGTAATCTGAACCGCTGCCGGAAATTGCTATTCCTTTACCGGAAACTATCCATGCCTGCCAGTTACCTGTATTTATTGAAAGATTTCCGGTTGAAACACTGTTGAATAAACCTGCCGGCGATATTACTGATGTTGTTGTGCTCCATGTGTGTTTATCGCCCAGGCATGAATCTCTCCATTGGTAGATTGTCTGGTTTGTAGCTCCCCAGATCGCAATGGCATTAACATTTGAAGCAATATAAACATTATAGTCAGCTGATGTATTAGTCCAGTTATCATAACCAACTTCATTACCAATGGCGTAATGGAATCCAGTGCCGCCTGTTCTTGCATTATAGAAAAGATTGTTTCTCAAGGCAGCATCTGTTGCCCATGCTAACAGAGGTCTGTCATATGCCCATGAGCCTGCTGAACCGCCGGAAGCTGACCCGCCGATATAAATTGTGTTGTAATAGTATGCACTTACAAATTCTGCTTCATCATGAATACCTTTAATTTCAACACCGTTAGTTGAAAAATCCTCTTCGGGAATGCTGTTCTTATCAATTGCTGTTTTTACCAGCTGCTGATCTTTTACGAAATTATTCGCAACTTCATCGCTGACCGGGCCAGATTGATCTGTATTGCCGGTTAATTGCCTTGGCTGAACAGTAACGCCTGAGTTATAACTATCTGAAGCTTCGCCGTTAGTTATGCTGATCTGGTTATTATAAATATTCCAGCTTCCCCAGAATGCATTTATACCCCAAATTTTTGCAGCACCAGTTGTTGATGAATGATTCAGGTTATAAATTCTGTTCTTTTCAAAAGTACCTTTAGCAACATTGCTGTAATACCCAAATCCCATTACATATGAATCTGAATTATCTGTACCATAAAGACTATGGATGGTATTTCCTGAAAAATTCTGTGTTGTGCTGCTTGAACCTGTAAATAAAGCTATTAATGAAGTATTATCAGGATACCTGTTATCGAATGTGCTGGCTGAGCTGGCACAATACAGGTTTGAAATAACATTATTATTCACAGAAAGTGATGGTGATGTACTTCTTGCCTGGTAAATACCTCTTATTCTTGATGAAGATGAATTGTTTGTAACCCTTAAGTTAGAAACAGTATTTGAATTCATTGTGATGAGCACACCTGTAGCCTGGGTGTGAATACCTGTCAGCTGAAATTCAAAAGTTGAGGAGGTTTGCTGCAAGCTGTTTGATTGTGTAGTGCTTCCTATGGTATTATTGTTTATTGTTATATCAGAAGAAAGTGTACCTGACCTGTATATAGCTTCAAGTCTTACGGTCTGATTATTATTACCCGCTAAAGTAATTGAGCCAATAGTGTTATTATTAATGTTTCCTGCTGAAGTATGAACAATTCCTCTGGTTATGATATTATCAACAGTACCATTTATTGTTAAGGTAATATTTCCGTTTGAAGTTGTATTGCCAATAATATTTCCTGATGAGGTACCAACATTCACAAGACCTGATTCAACAACTATGCCTGCAAAGTATAAAACGCCGTTTGAAGAAGGAGTTGTTGTGAAGCTTAAATTTCCCATTGTGTTTCCGTTCACTGATGATGCAGTAGTTGAACCGGCTGACTGGAAACGGATAAAGTAAATCGCGTTTGACTGTGAACCGGAAACCGTCCAGGCTGTACCGCCGCAGCTTGCTGCCGTTCCGCCTAAATAGTTATTGGAAACATTAATATTGTTTGCAGAAGAAGTGTTAATGTAAATCAAATTCCAAACAGTTGCGCTTGTGGGTGTTCTTGTTGCTGTCTGGAAAATGCTGTTTCCTGTTATTGTAAAATCTGTTGAACCGTTCAGCAAAAGCACAGCTGAGCATGTTTGCCCGTTACGGTAAACATCACTGATCTCATTATTGCTGATCGTAATTCCGCTGTTATTTCTGGCTGTGGTTGTAGTTGTTCCGTTGGATACAATTGCGTTCTGAAGAGTACCGCCTGATGCATCTTTTATAGTGCAATAAGAAATTGTGTTATTATCATTACCGTTTGAACCTGTAGTAGTGCTGAAATCAATAATACCGCTGGTTGAAGATACTCTCATACCGTCAACTGCGCAGTAAGTAATTGTATTGTTTGTGGCATCATTGATAAAGCGGAAGGTCTGTCCGCCGGTATTTGAATTTACGAACCTTAAATATCTTCCTGTTCCTCCTACGCGTCCGTCAATTGTAAGATTATCTGCGCCGTTTATATTGAAAAGCGGCGCGGCAACATTGCCTGATAAATTTTTTACAGAAGCGCTTGAAGATACTATGGTAATAGTATAAGCTCCGGCCCACTGATTAAGTGATACACTGCCTGATTCTGTAATATTAGAAGTTATTGAAAGTGTAACATTTCCGCTTAAGCCCCTGGTATTTACCGCATTGAAAAAGCCTGCAGCACCAGTCCCTGTAAGTGAAGTAAATGTTTGTCCCGTTCCGCAATTATAATTTCCGCTTAACGGCTGCGCAAGCGATAGACTTGTAAGTATCATCAATAAGAAGACACTGATTGTTACCCTAGTATAGGTAATCATAAATCCTCCAGTTTTTATTAATATATCCCCGTGACTCATTAATAATAGTTTTAGTTAATTAGATTTTCAAATTTAACTAATAGAATGTAGTTAGGTAATACCGTAAATATGGTAGTAGATATACTTTATTTAGAATACTAACAATACGTTATCAAAATTCCCTATTATAGTATAAATTACTGAAATACAGAATCTACTGTAAATAAGTGATTTTTATAAAATGTATATTGAAGAATTATCAATTTTTGAGTAATATTGTATTAGGAACTTATAACTTTTGTTAGCAATTTATCTATATTAGTGCTAAAAGATCATGGATGACCTATCCTATAGAGAAAAAGTAATATTACGCTGTATAATTGAAGAATTTATACATACAGCCAACCCTGTTGGCTCAAGGTATATTTCCAAAAATTCAGATATTAAGCTTTCGCCGGCAACAATAAGAAATGTGATGAGTGACCTGGAAGAATTAAATTATCTTACACACAATCATACTTCTGGCGGTAGAGTTCCGACCGATAAGGGTTACAGGTACTTTGTAAACGAGCTTATGGAAGCTGAACATCTTGTACAGAATGAAAAAGACCTGCTTACCTCACAGATAAGTGAAGCTGACCCGGTAAAGGATGAGGTATATAAAGAAGTATCAAAAATTCTAGGCAGGCTTTCAAAAGAAATAAGTATAGTCTCTCA encodes:
- a CDS encoding T9SS type A sorting domain-containing protein; this encodes MKKIILFLLIMPAVIFSQWQVRPSGHTDIIYGVSFSDINTGMACGEAGRILKTVNGGLTWSQVNQNNTYWLGGIHMIDNNTASAVGYPQKILRTTNTGGSWSQQGGSNFIPYYSVSFKDANTGLISGYVGTLLRTTNGGQTWVQVSGAPQVSLNTVKFIGGDRAIVLGFYGLMLYTTDAGATFNNLSSGTTADLYGISFVDNNTGYVSGSNGTILKTIDGGISWIPQTTPVANTLNGISFANAMTGNAVGYSSVILRTTNGGDLWYQQASPVSNTTWFGVQLTSPLTGVIVGGAGKILYTTTGGDPIGIEPISSEVPERFSLTQNYPNPFNPTTNFEFSIPLLRGVSEGRGVFVNLTIYDAMGRVVETLHNGELKSGIYKADWNASNFPSGVYFYRLSAGNFTETKKMVLIK
- a CDS encoding T9SS type A sorting domain-containing protein; translation: MKKILTIIIVLMSINICSQDTNSAKYFPLKTGNKWFYYVTELGYPSPTYNIKTLRVLNDTIVNSKKYFKVKGYPFSNIGDTNIILIRYDSVNGLLKQSTIWAPCNYESILFRLSSQIGDTTGVCYSDWQYTCLNISDTFLFNQPTNVKAFGYFINGHNTASYHHNFLKNIGLHYISRTSTGNQGIYGRIAELRGFVLNGIVYGDTSSVIGISIISSNVPERFSLSQNYPNPFNPSTKIKFSIPLSKEVTAEGSRGVFVNLKIYDVMGRVVETLHYGELKSGIYKADWNASNFPSGVYFYNLTAGNFTETKKMILIK
- a CDS encoding T9SS type A sorting domain-containing protein, which gives rise to MKFKAIVILFEFIILVNQFYSQDTWIEQQSGVNVSLNCATSFYSSPPAVHGWICGNNGTVLSTTNGGTNWNNVSSGIPVSVNLTTIYGFTNDYSRAVTSGVNNSGQAVIYRTSNGGQTWQNTFIQPNGNIYGFAELSPFPQNMLLIGKPVGGRWTIWRSTNEGITWDSSGLYMPQTGSETGFNNSVFCLEMKVWFGTNNSRIYYSSNIGYNWIMQSTYPVVNSTNIWFQFLLTERAVGYGLSGSNAILKTNDLGASWQPVFTLPSGEITGISGLPSQPNKNWYCIDNKIFEGTNGVNWNLQYTAPGGNYTHISNNKNTMSNIWAVRNNGGISKFIRSTGINYISTEIPESFSLSQNYPNPFNPTTNFEFSIPLLRGVSEGRGVFVNLTIYDAMGRVVETLHNGELKSGIYKADWNASNFPSGVYFYRLSAVSFSETKKMILTK
- a CDS encoding T9SS type A sorting domain-containing protein; protein product: MITYTRVTISVFLLMILTSLSLAQPLSGNYNCGTGQTFTSLTGTGAAGFFNAVNTRGLSGNVTLSITSNITESGSVSLNQWAGAYTITIVSSSASVKNLSGNVAAPLFNINGADNLTIDGRVGGTGRYLRFVNSNTGGQTFRFINDATNNTITYCAVDGMRVSSTSGIIDFSTTTGSNGNDNNTISYCTIKDASGGTLQNAIVSNGTTTTTARNNSGITISNNEISDVYRNGQTCSAVLLLNGSTDFTITGNSIFQTATRTPTSATVWNLIYINTSSANNINVSNNYLGGTAASCGGTAWTVSGSQSNAIYFIRFQSAGSTTASSVNGNTMGNLSFTTTPSSNGVLYFAGIVVESGLVNVGTSSGNIIGNTTSNGNITLTINGTVDNIITRGIVHTSAGNINNNTIGSITLAGNNNQTVRLEAIYRSGTLSSDITINNNTIGSTTQSNSLQQTSSTFEFQLTGIHTQATGVLITMNSNTVSNLRVTNNSSSSRIRGIYQARSTSPSLSVNNNVISNLYCASSASTFDNRYPDNTSLIALFTGSSSTTQNFSGNTIHSLYGTDNSDSYVMGFGYYSNVAKGTFEKNRIYNLNHSSTTGAAKIWGINAFWGSWNIYNNQISITNGEASDSYNSGVTVQPRQLTGNTDQSGPVSDEVANNFVKDQQLVKTAIDKNSIPEEDFSTNGVEIKGIHDEAEFVSAYYYNTIYIGGSASGGSAGSWAYDRPLLAWATDAALRNNLFYNARTGGTGFHYAIGNEVGYDNWTNTSADYNVYIASNVNAIAIWGATNQTIYQWRDSCLGDKHTWSTTTSVISPAGLFNSVSTGNLSINTGNWQAWIVSGKGIAISGSGSDYSGNSRPTDVTGGCTDIGSHEFTATPPSNPSATVDNAPGSGVTSNYTLWGRTIITINWGTGGSSYPSSVNVQYYSGVNHSGVVGGGYSNSYWSINPVGTLTGATYNITVNFGQNEIYTISTPSSNTRLAKYNGTWEVFSTPGTGTWQTELDWASEIIRTRGMNSFSDYALTDHTNPLPVELCSFTANVINRQADLLWTTCSEINNSGFEIERRAYNPASSDYSSWSKIGFVQGKGTTTQQQSYRYSDTKLNTGKYQYRLKQVDFNGNFEYHDLGSPSEVLIGTPKAADLFQNYPNPSNPTSKVDFQIPFSSKVTLKVYDITGKEVASLVDKELDGGFYTADFNGANLSSGVYFYRLVANSNDGNSFSKTMKLILVK